A portion of the Stigmatopora argus isolate UIUO_Sarg chromosome 15, RoL_Sarg_1.0, whole genome shotgun sequence genome contains these proteins:
- the LOC144089457 gene encoding uncharacterized protein LOC144089457 isoform X3 gives MVVLLTNDFATHFYCFKTLKTKGSLNLKDDKTPPPPLLQENVFIEASRPKYLEDLHSEALEGLKMMQQEENNAGVEFRDNESTTSTMTAQTDGEGFTSDSTIASSVVSMQSSTSTRSSRSGLTRQGSTFRPLNSGKPSEKGRMRRRHRKTAASIPRHVQREFGLDRAGRPIPSKMERQDRLHGGRVVRPVDEEEEEELTQSIGADDDLALLRRLDKPDEGRPWSLSFPWAGDPDALQRETSSPVMSMSPQAAYMSKIIPNAVLPPSIEVVEISRGQSRNSLRTLSKSSLLLASPSPSRASGRSSSSKVSSAYRRNPYDTSDASGRSFSGSSETLVSDSSTISDGNVSAKAPTGGRRFLVAPPLGDGETAPFGRSLSVTKPKRAPAPPSRSYSLHNKMKRRSRDFPQAVDPSPQSDSTSGGGAEHPEAPPPVDSPGYNGDVSSLDDSTGSALFRANKLPPPPSDSAHAGKRFPPPRETWPPEKKVVKVTSPSSGYSSQDCVSPPFAPSGSSPKRKRGILAKLQKLFPGTSTPSVHSETKKIAIPPKGPPSPVEKGDSRTTKPSVKTLRDLFDIPPHPKVHAPPAPPPEVWAHSKRTFELLLGPPAPDDVYAIIKKNPKDRRPLRPWTDGAAAKTPAGDGRQKNPTEVEEGPPRNESETRQIGRAAPGNADSDGNGHVTKNDEKVRASDVLNGMLAKAAERREERLAGAPPESTARRDPLRGVRSTRASPSPPPAHFPPEPPGKRTAEVNEAASPSSWLPPPPPPTIQASGIPDEFDFPLPPPPLTTEALPASSPPPPVPSPAAIVERRSVSTTPTIIVTMEPEPVNSTTSPPVPPPLSIPPPPTYAAPLPPTAPAADLTKAKEVIPSPPPMTQPVSPPPPKVVPAALAPEPSPPMVRVAPPSVQVTEDPPAQVSQPVPAPPLQDIEEEETLASKRQPPPSIPPPPPAPSEPLTLEAVLEHQSILPEPQPVCNGILGPPQSIPPPPPLELLPPADTAHPNADGPHLNETPISSESSTPSPEPAPPPPASIPAPPPLPVPDLESLSRRPANANASAQKETPELSPGAVREEPTPAVTPSLLQTVKLRPVNGAPKPPPPPTEEPPRDEEVAQIQVLNGPAQNPPTNSEAPQKPVRRSLIIPSSPPADDVPSTPPPAPPKSPAAISTSPAPSMNLQEAIRLRTAARSRDVSVPRLGTPKDSCPSPTRTASFVFSKSKKMAMDPTTFGRKNQHEEAESPTKMKMPPPVAKKPKSKAGSVDCGDGLEQTAGQPVQTQCIMDAAKKSNGADEGSAGGGET, from the exons tcgacgatgacggcCCAGACGGATGGCGAGGGCTTCACGAGCGACAGCACCATCGCCTCGTCCGTCGTTTCCATGCAATCGTCCACGTCCACCAGATCCTCCCGCTCTGGTCTCACCAGGCAAG GTTCGACGTTCCGGCCTTTAAATTCGGGCAAGCCGTCGGAAAAGGGCAGGATGCGAAGACGACACAGGAAGACGGCGGCCAGCATCCCTCGTCACGTTCAGCGAGAATTCG GATTGGACCGAGCCGGACGCCCAATCCCTTCAAAGATGGAGCGGCAAGACCGCCTCCACGGCGGGCGCGTCGTCCGCCCCGTggacgaagaggaggaggaggagctaaCCCAGTCCATCGGCGCCGACGACGACCTGGCCCTGCTGCGGCGACTGGACAAGCCCGACGAGGGGCGCCCTTGGTCGCTGTCCTTTCCCTGGGCGGGCGACCCCGACGCTCTCCAGCGGGAGACGTCGTCCCCGGTCATGTCCATGTCCCCCCAGGCGGCGTACATGTCCAAAATCATCCCCAACGCCGTGTTGCCGCCGTCCATCGAGGTGGTGGAGATCAGCCGGGGTCAAAGCCGCAACAGCCTTCGCACGCTGAGCAAGAGCAGCCTCCTCCTCGCCAGCCCTTCGCCGTCCCGCGCCTCCGGCCGAAGCTCCTCCTCCAAAGTCAGCTCGGCCTACCGCCGCAACCCTTACGACACGTCGGACGCCTCGGGGCGGAGCTTCTCCGGGTCCTCGGAGACCCTGGTGTCCGACTCGTCCACCATCTCCGACGGGAACGTCTCGGCGAAGGCGCCGACCGGAGGCCGCCGTTTCCTCGTCGCCCCGCCCCTCGGCGACGGGGAAACGGCGCCCTTTGGGCGGAGCCTCTCCGTCACCAAGCCCAAAAGGGCTCCGGCCCCGCCCAGCCGCTCCTATTCGCTGCACAACAAGATGAAGCGGCGGTCGCGAGATTTTCCCCAGGCCGTGGACCCCTCCCCTCAAAGCGACTCCACGTCAGGAGGGGGCGCCGAGCACCCCGAAGCCCCTCCCCCCGTCGACAGCCCCGGCTACAACGGGGACGTCAGCTCCCTGGACGACTCGACGGGCTCGGCGTTATTCCGCGCCAACAAATTGCCGCCGCCGCCCAGCGACTCGGCCCACGCGGGGAAGCGTTTTCCTCCGCCGCGAGAAACATGGCCGCCGGAGAAGAAAGTGGTGAAAGTGACGTCCCCGTCCAGCGGCTACTCCAGCCAGGATTGCGTGTCCCCGCCGTTTGCGCCTTCCGGCTCCTCGCCAAAGCGCAAGAGGGGAATTCTCGCAAAGCTTCAAAAGTTATTCCCCGGCACCTCCACTCCTTCCGTACATTCGGAAACGAAGAAAATCGCAATACCCCCCAAGGGTCCCCCGTCTCCAGTGGAAAAGGGGGACAGCCGGACCACCAAGCCGTCCGTGAAGACCCTGAGAGACCTCTTTGACATCCCTCCGCACCCTAAAGTCCATGCCCCTCCGGCGCCCCCTCCCGAGGTTTGGGCCCACAGCAAGCGGACCTTCGAGTTGCTCCTGGGACCCCCCGCCCCGGACGACGTCTACGCCATCATCAAAAAGAATCCCAAAGACAGGAGACCGCTGAGACCGTGGACGGACGGCGCCGCCGCCAAAACTCCCGCCGGAGACGGAAGACAGAAAAACCCGACGGAAGTAGAAGAAGGCCCGCCTCGGAACGAGAGCGAGACGCGCCAGATCGGAAGAGCGGCGCCCGGGAACGCCGATTCAGACGGAAACGGCCACGTGACGAAAAACGACGAGAAGGTGCGAGCAAGTGACGTGTTGAACGGAATGTTGGCGAAAGCGGCGGAGAGAAGAGAAGAGCGACTTGCGGGCGCGCCTCCGGAGTCGACGGCTCGACGGGATCCGCTGCGTGGCGTCCGTTCAACTCGCGCGTCCCCCTCCCCGCCTCCCGCGCACTTCCCCCCGGAGCCCCCCGGCAAACGGACCGCGGAGGTCAACGAGGCGGCGTCCCCGTCCTCCTGGcttccgccgccgcctccgccgacGATTCAGGCGTCGGGCATCCCCGACGAGTTCGACTTCCCCCTCCCGCCGCCGCCCTTGACCACCGAGGCGCTCCCGGCAtcatcgccgccgccgcccgttCCTTCCCCGGCGGCGATCGTGGAACGCCGCTCCGTTTCCACGACTCCGACAATTATCGTGACCATGGAACCTGAACCGGTGAATTCCACCACGTCCCCACCGGTCCCACCTCCTTTGAGTATCCCCCCTCCGCCGACGTACGCGGCGCCCCTTCCGCCTACCGCCCCCGCCGCCGACCTTACGAAAGCTAAAGAAGTCATTCCTTCGCCGCCTCCGATGACGCAACCGGTTTCTCCACCGCCCCCGAAAGTGGTTCCGGCTGCATTAGCGCCCGAACCAAGCCCTCCAATGGTTCGAGTAGCTCCACCTTCAGTCCAGGTTACAGAAGACCCCCCTGCTCAGGTTAGCCAACCTGTTCCCGCACCTCCTCTTCAAGACATCGAAGAAGAAGAAACCCTGGCTTCTAAACGACAACCACCTCCAAGTatcccacccccacccccagcACCAAGTGAACCCCTAACGTTGGAGGCGGTCCTTGAACACCAGAGCATCTTGCCTGAACCTCAACCGGTCTGTAACGGCATTCTGGGGCCCCCTCAAAGTATTCCGCCTCCACCTCCCTTAGAGCTCCTCCCACCGGCCGACACCGCGCACCCCAACGCCGACGGGCCACACCTTAACGAGACCCCCATTTCAAGCGAAAGCTCCACCCCCTCCCCGGAACCGGCTCCTCCCCCTCCGGCGAGCATTCCCGCGCCGCCACCTCTTCCCGTCCCGGATCTCGAGAGTCTTTCGCGGCGCCCGGCTAACGCTAACGCTAGCGCACAAAAGGAAACGCCCGAGCTTTCTCCCGGCGCCGTCCGTGAGGAACCCACCCCCGCGGTCACGCCTTCGCTGTTACAAACGGTCAAACTGCGGCCCGTTAACGGCGCCCCCAAACCTCCTCCTCCACCCACGGAGGAGCCACCTCGAGACGAGGAGGTGGCGCAAATCCAGGTCCTCAACGGCCCCGCCCAGAACCCCCCAACCAACAGCGAGGCCCCGCAGAAGCCCGTTCGGAGGTCCCTGATCATACCCTCGTCCCCGCCCGCCGATGACGTCCCCTCGACGCCTCCACCCGCGCCCCCCAAGTCTCCAGCGGCGATAAGCACCTCCCCCGCTCCCTCCATGAACCTACAGGAAGCCATCCGGCTGCGGACCGCCGCCAGATCCAGGGACGTCTCCGTGCCTCGCCTGGGCACGCCAAAAGACTCTTGCCCCTCGCCGACCAGAACGGCCAGTTTTGTCTTCTCGAAGAGCAAGAAGATGGCGATGGATCCCACGACTTTCGGACGGAAAAATCAGCATGAGGAGGCGGAGTCGCCGACAAAAATGAAGATGCCACCGCCGGTGGCGAAGAAGCCCAAATCCAAGGCGGGGAGTGTGGACTGTGGCGATGGACTGGAGCAGACTGCAGGACAGCCAGTGCAGACGCAGTGCATCATGG atgcagCAAAGAAATCAAACGGTGCAGACGAAGGTAGCGCCGGCGGAGGGGAGACATGA